A window of Pectinophora gossypiella chromosome 12, ilPecGoss1.1, whole genome shotgun sequence contains these coding sequences:
- the LOC126371172 gene encoding uncharacterized protein LOC126371172 — MCCRGAAAALLPQVNLLLAGLCSCLTLVLGVLMWSAPAWSAPPAVVAPPVLLAATVATLVSTHVALAAAHAHRHARRRMLLVYAVCVLLVVAAEAGVAAWAAAWAARWLRREGALTELSLQPAPRRWLRPVLPLLAPHLLQELPEEEQEMSVPMVLSWTAAALVPALQLLAALLALAARPALRRPSDLRTNSVVYAVPEKLYDVPSTPCKAPLDHIAAWQ, encoded by the exons ATGTGTTGTCGaggagcggcggcggcgctgctGCCGCAAGTCAACCTGCTCCTGGCC GGATTATGCAGCTGTCTGACGCTGGTGCTAGGAGTGCTGATGTGGTcggcgccggcgtggtcggcgcCGCCCGCGGTGGTGGCGCCGCCCGTGCTGCTGGCGGCGACGGTCGCCACCCTCGTGTCGACACACGTCGCGCTCGCTGCCGCGCACGCGCACCGACACGCGAGACGACGCATGCTGCTCGTG TACGCGGTGTGCGTGTTGCTGGTGGTGGCGGCGGAGGCGGGCGTGGCGGCGTGGGCGGCGGCGTGGGCCGCGCGCTGGCTGCGGCGGGAGGGCGCGCTCACGGAGCTGTCGCTgcagcccgcgccgcgccgctggCTGCGGCCCGTGCTGCCGCTGCTGGCGCCGCACCTGCTCCAAGAGTTGCCG GAGGAGGAGCAAGAGATGAGCGTGCCGATGGTGTTATCCTGGACGGCGGCGGCGCTGGTGCCGGCGCTGCAGCTGCTGGCGGCGCTGCTGGCGCTGGCCGCGCGCCCCGCCCTCCGCAGACCCTCCGACCT acGCACGAACAGCGTGGTGTACGCGGTGCCGGAGAAGCTGTACGATGTCCCCAGCACGCCGTGCAAGGCGCCGCTCGACCACATCGCCGCCTGGCAGTGA
- the LOC126371170 gene encoding uncharacterized protein LOC126371170 — translation MACARDLCSAQKVFIFINIAFAMYSGALLATAARLAWDPSTYTWFRFLCAAQYRVSAGFVLAAGLWLAALVYLAAAAAAAPKHHANSLHVYCAGVVCLAASEVGYGAWMAASLVQWWRSAPQAELARRGVDLLHDLKPALLAVERYRDLARPLYDMIEEVEREAPNNVFVIIIFGALGAILQVAAFVMARRLARSSRAARAQLEPGDKCAGECAPCHDTDSNDSSEPPPGWRKKANLRMYTILDKIF, via the exons ATGTACAGCGGCGCGCTGCTGGCGACGGCGGCGCGGCTGGCGTGGGACCCGAGCACGTACACGTGGTTCCGGTTCCTGTGCGCGGCGCAGTACCGCGTGTCCGCGGGGTTCGTGCTGGCGGCGGGGCTGTGGCTCGCCGCGCTCGTGTacctcgccgccgccgccgccgccgcgcccaaGCACCACGCCAACTCACTGCACGTC TACTGCGCGGGGGTGGTGTGCCTGGCGGCGAGCGAGGTGGGCTACGGGGCGTGGATGGCGGCGTCGCTGGTGCAGTGGTGGCGCTCCGCGCCGCAGGCCGAGCTGGCGCGCCGCGGGGTGGACCTGCTGCACGACCTCAAGCCCGCGCTGCTCGCCGTCGAGCGGTACAGGGACCTCGCGCGCCCGCTCTACGACATGATCGAG GAGGTGGAGAGAGAAGCACCCAACAATGTGTTCGTGATCATCATCTTCGGCGCGCTCGGCGCCATCTTGCAG GTGGCGGCGTTTGTAATGGCGCGGCGGCTGGCGCGCAGctcgcgggcggcgcgggcgcagctggAGCCCGGGGACAAGTGTGCGGGCGAGTGCGCGCCCTGCCACGACACCGACAGCAACGACTCCAGCGAGCCGCCGCCCGGCTGGCGCAAGAAGGCCAACCTGCGCATGTACACCATACTCGACAAGATTTTCTAG